In the genome of Nomascus leucogenys isolate Asia chromosome 12, Asia_NLE_v1, whole genome shotgun sequence, the window GCCCGCAGGCGCGGTACGCAGATAGCCTGGAATGCGCTGGGGGCTCTTCCCTGGGAGCGGCTTCAGCACCCCGCATTCCGGTCCCACCACGTCCCCACCCACCTggagaaggcggaggctgcactGAGTGCCGTAAGTAACAAGACATACCCTCTCTCTTTGCTTTCCCCCCTTTCCAATTCTGCCTTGTCTTTTTCCTTGTTGTGGGTGCTGGCGAGGGAAAGCAGGCAAGGAAGTTGGTCccaaaaagggaatgctttcccTTGGGCGCCAAGAGGCACTGACGGGGTGTCAGAGCCTTCTGAGAGACAGATGAGACTTTGGCCCAAGGCCAGGAAGATGTCCTCAGATGTGGGCCGGAAGACTTGACAATGCGGGGTCtccctcatttaaaaatatccatgtaATCAAAGCCTTTGTTGACTGGCCCGCTCCGGCCCCTCAGTCCTCCACAGATGCGCCCCAGGGCCCCAGCCCCGAGGTCCTTTCCTTAATATCCGCCCTTCCTCTGGCTCACTCTCCTCCGGTCTCCTGCTCCGCCCGCTCCCGCTCCCGGTCTCTGATTGCTCCTAACTCACGTCACTCCCGGTCTGTCCCCGCCCACTCGGTGCTGCCATTGGCAGTCGGGCGTGGGTACGCGGCTtctgtgggggaggggggagctaTGGGAGGGGGCGGGAATTCCCGACTCCAGGCCGGAAGCGCGCGGAGACCATGTAGTTAGACCCTCGCGAGGTGAGTGCGGGCTCTCTAGCAGCGGGGTCCAGGTCGGCTGCCCAGGCCTCCCGGGGCCCGGGAGCAGGAGTCCCAACTCACGCATTCTTCATCTGCTTCCCGCGACGCTTGGCGGCCTCGCACCCCGCCTCCCGGAGCCCGGACTTTCAGGCACCGCCCTCAGTGTCGCCTCAGTCCGTCCCGGGACCGCAGACTCTTAGGGCCCCTCTCCCTGGCCATCTACCTCTAGGTCCCAGCCTGGGGCCTGAAGCGCTTGTTCTCTGCGCCGGGAAAAGGGGAACGATGGAGCGATCCAGCACCCAAACTTACCCTGTCCAGGTGGCCCACGAAGCTACCCATGACATCTCTGCACAGCCCCAGCCTTTTTGGCTTCACCCACTCCGTTCGGGAGTTGGGGACCTGGCCTCTACATTCCTTAGGGGAACTCCAGCTCCAGGTCCTCTTTGGAGGCGGCTCCTAGTTTCCTAGTTTTCTGGGGGCACCAGGTGAAAGGGTGATGAGATATCCATACAGCCTTTCTCATGCCTCGGTTTCCCCCTTGCAGTCTCCCTGAATAAGTCACTTAGGAAAGAAAGTGTGAGAAGAGAGGAATGTTCCTGGTACAGGAGTAGATGAGTCACCCTGGGTTGGGGAAGGTCACAAAGTGGCTGGGGCCAGGGAGCTGCACTCTGCTGACCAAGCTTCCCCATTCCTTGCCCCATCTTCCTTTGCATGATTTTTCCCAACCACTCTGGTCTGTCTTCCTAGGTCTGAGAGTCACTGGAGCTACCAGAAGCACCATGGGGCCCTGGGGAGAGCCAGAGCTCCTGGTGTGGCGCCCCGAGGCGGTAGCTTCAGAGCCTCCAGTGCCTGTGGGGCTGGAGGTGAAGTTGGGGGCCCTGGTGCTGCTGCTGGTGCTCACCCTCCTCTGCAGCCTGGTGCCCATCTGTGTGCTGCGCCGGCCCGGAGCAAACCATGAAGGCTCAGGTAAGCCTCTCCTTTTCTCCACACTGCTATGAATGCTTGGCTTAGGGAGGGCTCTGGGGCTGGGGGGAGTGACCAAAGGAGGAGGGAAAAGCAAGGGTAGCCATTGTTTGGGTTGGGGTGGTGGGCCCTGGAGGGGGTTCGTTTGCTTATTCCCCTCTGCGCTTCACCCCTATCCAGCTTCCCGTCAGAAAGCCCTGAGCCTAGTAAGCTGTTTCGCGGGTGGTGTCTTTTTGGCCACCTGTCTCTTGGACCTGCTGCCTGACTACCTGGCTGCCATAGATGAGGCCCTGGCAGCCTTGCACGTGACGGTGAGCACTGGCCTCGGCATGTGACATGCGGGAGGGGAATCACACACCTCTAGGAGTGTTGGTTTGTGGAGATTGATTCATGTGCCACTCCATGACTGTGTGGAAGGCTTTTGGCATGTGGTATGAATTGTGATTTTTTATTATGGGGCATAGTTCTATGtgttccctcccccttccccattCCCTGTGTGACCCCTACGTGCCCGTTGAGACAGTAAGACACTTTTTCTCAGGTGTGTGACTTGCTCTGTGGGTTCTCAGTTCTAGTTACCAGCAAGTGCTCCAAGAATCATCTTCACTCTCTCACCACTTTCCTAAAGGGCTGGAGATAGAGGTCTCTGTAGGCCTGAGAAGGACAGGAGGCGATTCCCTGGTTCCTGGTGTTGCTGACCTTTTTAGACTTTGGCCCAAGGAAGTGGGCTGTGAGGAATGATCAAGTCCACGGCATAGGACTTGGTTTATTATAGGAAAAACGGAGGCCATTGGATAGTGGGGCAGGAAAGTCATCCTgggctctttccttttttcctgtaaAACTGAGGAAGTAACACTGCATGTATCCCTTTGTGTGTCTGTGACTGAGTGACCTGTGTTTCTGTGTGACTGCGTATAAACCTGAATGTCCTGTGATATGTGGCTCTATGTATGAGTTTGGGGAGGTGGGCAATGTGTGACCTTTTCATGTATGTCTACATCAGTGACTCTCAACTAGGAGTGTGGCTTTGCCCCTCAGGAAACATTTGGTAATGTCTGGGGATATTTTTAGTTGTCACAGTGGGTAGGGGGATGGAGGGAACATTGTGTCTGCTATTGGCATCTGGTAGGTAGAGATCAGAAATGCTGTTAAACAATCCACAGTGCACAAGACAGCTCCCatgacaaagaattatctggcccaaaatgtttttgtttatttgtttgtttttgttttgttttgttttgtttttgaaaaagagtcttgctctgttgcccaggctggagtgcagtggcacaatctcgactcactgcaacctctgcctcctgggttcaagtgattctcctggctcagactcctgagtagctgggattacaggcatccaccaccacaccctgctaatttttgtatttttagtagagacagggtttcaccatgttgaccaggctgatctcaaactcctgacctcaagtgatctgcccgctttggtctcccaaagtgctgggattataggcatgagccactgcccctggccccaaaatgttaatagtttcAAAGCTGAGAAACTTTGGTCTACATGTAACACTGAGTGACACCATaatctgtgtgtatgtatcaTTCTGTGTCAGTGTTACCAATTCACTCTATCTTTGTGTGACTGAGAGTAGCCCTGTGTCTGTGTCAGACCCTAGGTCTGTGTAACTGGGCTTTCACCAGATTTTGCATCTCACTCTTCCTTCCCTGAACattttgctgctgcttctgcccaCAGCTCCAGTTCCCGCTGCAAGAGTTCATCCTGGCCATGGGCTTCTTCCTGGTCCTGGTGATGGAGCAGATCACACTGGCTTACAAGGAGCAGTCAGGGCCATCACCTCTGGAGGAAACAAGGGCTCTGCTGGGAACAGTGAATGGTGGGCCGCAGCACTGGCATGATGGGCCAGGGGTCCCACAGGCGAGTGGAGCCCCAGCAACCCCCTCAGCCTTGCGTGCCTGTGTACTGGTCTTCTCCCTGGCCCTCCACTCCGTGTTCGAGGGGCTGGCGGTAGGGCTGCAGCGAGACCGGGCTCGGGCCATGGAGCTGTGCCTGGCTTTGCTGCTCCACAAGGGCATCCTGGCTGTCAGCCTGTCCCTGCGACTGTTGCAGAGCCACCTTAGGGCACAGGTGGTGGCTGGCTGTGGGATCCTCTTCTCATGCATGACACCTCTAGGCATCGGGCTGGGTGCAGCTCTGGCAGAGTCAGCAGGACCTCTGCACCAGCTGGCTCAGTCTGTGCTAGAGGGCATGGCAGCTGGCACGTTTCTCTATATCACCTTTCTGGAAATCCTGCCCCAGGAGCTGGCCAGTTCTGAACAAAGGATCCTCAAGGTCATTCTGCTCCTAGCAGGCTTTGCCCTGCTCACTGGCCTGCTCTTCATCCAAATCTAGGGGGCTTCAAGAGAGGGGCAGGGGAGATTGATGATCAGGTGCCCctgttctcccttccctcccccagtTGTggggaataggaaggaatggggaAGGGAAATACTGAGGACCAAAAAGTTCTCTGGGAGCTAAAGATAGAGCCTTTGGGGCTATCTGACTAATGAGAGGGAAGTGGGCAGACAAGAGGCTGGCCTCAGTCCCAAGGAACAAGAGATGGTCAAGTCGCTAGAGACATGATCAGGGGACATTAGGATTGGGGAAGACACTTGACTGCTGGAATCAGAGGTTGGACACTATACATAAGGACAGGCTCACATGGGAGGCTGGAGGTGGGCACCCAGCTGCTGTGGGATGGGTATGGAGAGGTCATAAACCTAGAGTCAGTGTCGTGTTGGTCCTAGTCCATTTCCGCACCCTGCCACTTGGAGTGGACCCCTTCTACTTTTCTTAGCGCCTACCCTCCTATCTATCTCCCTCTTCCCATCTCCCAGGGGACTAGTGCCAAATGGTCTCTCCCTGCCAATTTTGGTGTCTTCTCTGGCCTCTCCAGTCCTGCTTACTCCTCTATTTTTAAAGTGCCAAACAaatccccttcctctttctcaaAGCACAGTAATGTGGCACTGAGCCCTACCCAGCACCTCAGTGAAGGGGGCCTGCTTGCTCTTTATTTTGGTCCCGGATCCTGGGGTGGGGCAGAAATATTTtctgggctggggcaggaggaaagTTGCTGCAGCCACCTACTGCTGCTGTACCCTAGGAATATGGCGACATGGATATGGTGTCCCATGCCCAGATGATAAACACTGAGctgccaaaacatttttttaaatacaccCGAGGAGCCCAAGGGGGAAGGGCAATGCCTACCCCCAGCGTTATTTTTGGGGAGGGAGGGCTGTGCATAGGGACATATTCCTTAGAATCTATTTTATTAACTGACCTGTTTTGGGACCTGTTACCCAAATAAAAGATGTTTCTAGACATCTGTACAGTATCTGATtcatttgttttgggaaaggggtgggcatgTGGCCAGCCTGAGAGGGCCTGAGTCCCAGATGTTTACAGCTGTTTTAAGATTCTTGGTCTCAACTGTTTTCACTCAGGCCCCGAAAGTCCCCTTCCCTGAAGTTGACCTAATTTTTCCTCCTTTGTGTCTTGGTACTTCTTTCCCGGTCTCCACCCCTCcgcttcccttctcttccctcccctcccgcttcctttcctctctttttaatCCCTCTCCCCTTTCCGTTCGTAGTCTCAGGACTAATTTAGAACTACTCTTCCCAGCTCGCCCCTCTCAGGGAGTAGCCGAGAGGGTGGAGCGAAGTCCCCAGTTTCCGGAGTCAGCAGGGCTGCTGGGAAGTGGAGTCCGCTTCCTCCCGGTGCTGCGTGACTGGAGATGTGAAGGAGTCTCGTAAACAAACTACAATTCCCGGCGGCCCCCGCGCGCAACAGGTCAAGGCTAGGCTGGGGCCGGGTTCGCGGTGCTCGCTGAGGCGGCGGTGGCTACGGCTGGAGGAGCCGGGCCGGGGCCGCGGCGGAGGCCGCGGCTGGTACtgggagggtggcagggagggaCGGGGAAGGAAGATGGCGACGTCGGGGGCGAACGGGCCTGGCTCGGCCACGGCCTCGGCTTCCAATCCGCGCAAATTTAGTGAGAAGATCGCGCTGCAGAAGCAGCGTCAGGCCGAGGAGACGGCGGCCTTCGAGGAGGTGATGATGGACATCGGCTCCACCCGGGTGAGGGGCCGCGCCGGGGAGCCGGAGCAGAGCTGAGCAGTTATGGAGCGGAGACCGGAgaggcggggcgggggcgggcgccGCAGCAAAGGAGGCGGAACGGAGCAGGGGACGCGGGCGCCGCCGTTTGGGAGGCGCAGGTTGAGGGCCGAGGGGCAGGAAGAAGGATTTTGCCGGGGGATACCGAAACACCGGAGAGGTTCGGGGTGTAGAGGCGACTGGGGGCCGAGTACGTGAGGCGGGAGTGGGCGGAGAGGGGGGATGAAGTCCGGCGGAGGTAGGAGGTGAGTGGTCCTTGTGCATCCCTGACGGAGTCCCCTGGAGCACGCTACTGAAGCATGCCTGGTATTGGGGTATGGCCTGGGAGGAGGGCTGCTTGTCTGTAACCTGGCTCCTCTGAGTTTCTGATCTCCTCCAAACTGGTCCCTCTGCCTTCTGCGCTTTGGTGCCCCCGGCAAGGGGCCCCTTGAGTGGTTTGAACGAGCGGTGCTGTGTATAGTGGGGCAGGAAGTCCCCTCCTGCGTCCCGtccttttgcttcctttttcaaATACTTCTTGTGGTTTCCTGACGTGAATGAAGGTGAGGTCCATTGCTTGGTGTTTTGTCCTGGCCTCCTTGGAGGAGAGGTAGGGTTTTGAATCCTAAAACTGGGTAACCGACCATAAGTTGTGTGGAACTCTGTGGTTTGCTGAGCTTTCTAGGGAGATAGCTGCTTTGTGGGTCAGTGTGTAGGGTGCCTTGGAGGGTCTTATATGTGTAGGGAATATTCATTCCTAGGAAGTTCTTGAAAGAACTTTCAGGCCTCTGCCAGGCTGCCTCTGAAGCCCCCCCTGGCCTTGGTTTCTTGCTTTCCAAGGCTGGATGTCAGAGGGACCAAGGGGTGGGAGTCCGCCTAGGTGGTATGCGGTCTTAATTTAGGCACACATTGTTCTAAAACAACAGTTAGGTAAGGATATTGCAATGATTCCTCATGGCAGAGAGCTAGAAGGAATTTAAGGGTTGATGGTGGAACGTTACTACAACATCTCTAGCCTTTTTCTGCTGGTCTGACTGTGGTTGCATTTATGACTGTGACtggttgtatttttgtgtgtatccCCCTTGACtctgttagtcttttttttttttctcgtccTTTCCCCTTTGAGTCTCTAGGGACTATGTGCCCTAGTTTGTGGGAGTCAGAAGTTAGATGGGGAGGCAAATCTGGGAGGGTGTCTGCACGCATATGCACActtacatgcatgtgtgtgcataacCCACTGTAACCACTGTGAGGATTATGATCTAACTGTAGACTGCTCCCCTTTAGGAGCTTTTTCATCATGCTGGGGACAGAGACAGGAAGATGGGAGGCTGATCTTGATAGTGTGAGGCCCTGCCCTCAGGACTGTGATTCTAGCAGAGGCATGGTGGGATCTTAGGGCTTGTATGTGCAAAGAAAGGCTGTGCGAAACTCAAAAGCTGGGACTTCTCTTTACGGTGCCTCGATCTCTTAAAAGGCCCCTTCTACCCACCTTGCTCCTATTGGTTAATTTCTCAGCTACACAGAAAAGTCTAGTGGGCATACATGGCCAGGGAACCCAAAAGTCTAGAGCTAGGGACAAGAGATCTGGGACTCAGCCTGTTATCTGGCCAGGTGGGAGGGCTCATTTGAGACAAAGATGGCCATGGAAGGCTATACCACTGAGATACTGGGGTTGCCATATATGTTGATAGTGGTCTTGAAGTGGTCCAGAGGTTAGCACAGTGCTCACAAGGCTAACCTCCTGGAACGGAATGTCAGTTCTAATGTTGGCTTCTGTACAAGAGTGTGACCCTGGAAGCTCTTAGAACTTGCCCCTCCTCAGCTGCCCTCCTCCCCATGGCCTTGCCCTGGGCCTGTTTATTTGGCTGGTGGCAGGGGCTGAGCCTTGGAAATAGATGCTCACCTCTCACAGAGATAGGATATCTGTACACAGGCTAAACCCATGCCAGGCTGTCCTACGCCTATGCCAGACATATCTCCCCAAAGTGAGGATGAGACCAGGAAGATGGCCCTGGCCTATGCTAGAGTGGGCTACTGCtctctctccaccctcctccAGGCTTCTCTGCCAATTCAAGAGCCTTAGGATTCAGTGGAAGAATGTCCCTTGGTTTTGGTGCTGTTTTTCCAGCTAGGAGAGCTGTCATTCCTTGGATGTTCTAGTTTGGGAGGTGCCGGCTTTCTATAGCCTTCCTGAGGCTGGGCAAGTGGCAAAGCCCAGAAGCCTGTGCTCTCCAGAGTGAGAAGGAAAGAGGCTGGCAGTAATGGCTCTGTGACATCCACCTGTGGCCTTCCTCTTAAGCTCTCAATTAGTCCTGGACGCATCTGGAAAGAAAGCAGAGGTTCCTAATAGGCACTCCGCCTTGTGAGTAGCCCGGGGGCTCCTGGCAGCCCCTCAGGGACTCTGCTTAGAGTGATGCCAAATGAGACAGGCCCTCAGCAGAGTATCTGTCTCTGCCTGGCAGGATGATGTCAAGCAGTAGTGATATCATTGATGAGGGCAGTCTGCAGATGGGCTCTGGTGGGTTATTTGCACCAAATCTCGGTGGACCTTTCAAACCCTAACACTAGCCTTTTTTTCTGGcagattatttctttatttttttttactttttttttttttttggtgacaggatctcgctctgtcacccaggcagctAGAGTGGAGTGACATAaacatgtctcactgcagcctctacctcctgggctgaagtgatccttttttttttttttttttttttgagacagagtctcgctctgtcgcccaggctggagtgcagtgagtggcacagtctcggctcactgcaacctccacctcccaggttcacgccattctcctgcctcagcctcccgagtagctggggctacaggtgcccgccaccacgcctggctaattttttgtatttttagtagagacagggtttcacagtgttagtcaggatggtctcctgacctcgtgatccgcccgcctcagcctcccaaagtgctgggattacaggcgtgagccactgcgcccggcctggagtgaTCCTTTTGTAGtaacagagtctcaccatgttgcccagtctggtctccaacacctgggctcaagcgatccttccacctctgcctcccaaagtgctgggattacaggtgtgagctactgtgcctggcctagatttttttttttttttgaaacggagtcttcctctgtcacccaggctggagtgcagtggcgcgatcttgtcttactgcaagcttcacctcccacgttcacgacattctcctgcctcagcctcccgagtagctgggactacaggcacccgccaccacgcccagctaattttttgtatttttagtagagatggggtttcaccatgttggccaggatggtctcaatctcctgacctcgtgatccgcccacctcggcctcccaaagtgctgggattacaggtgtgagctactgtgcctggcctagatattttaaaagtagtggcagcagcagcatATCCTGGTGACAGAGATAGCAAGGATGGCTGAAGGAAATAGTGCTCAGGACCCTCCTGACATTCCCACTTGTTCCCCGTGTCTCAGTTACAGGCCCAAAAACTGCGACTGGCATACACAAGGAGCTCTCATTATGGTGGGTCTCTGCCCAATGTTAACCAGATTGGCTCTGGCCTGGCCGAGTTCCAGGTGAGTAGACCCCAGCCAGGGAGGAGTGGAGTTTCTTAGGCTGCTTCCTCTGCTGACTTCAGTCCTTTTTGGCAGAGCCCCCTCCACTCACCTTTGGATTCATCTCGGAGCACTCGGCACCATGGGCTGGTGGAACGGGTGCAGCGAGATCCTCGAAGAATGGTGTCCCCACTTCGCCGATACCCCCGCCACATATCCTTCACGGGGGACTTGGGAGTGTCTGAAAGGTGGTGGGATGGGGTTCCTCAGGGACTCATAGGAAGCACTTGAAGTGTTGTGCAGTCCCATCCTTCTCTTGGAGCTCTTCTTTACCAAGCTTCCCTGAAAAGCGACCGTAGCCCCTGCGTCAGCACCTGCTCCTGTGATAAGGAGTTTTTGCTCCTAAGGCTGTGCCCCCGTCTCTGGCTGGCTCTGGCTGTCTTCACATCAGCTTGCTGCCAGAGGCAAGCCTTCCTTGTCTTCTGCTAAAGGAGATTGGGTCTCTTCTCGTCACTTTTCTAAGTTTTCAGTCTCAGAGACCTGCATACCTGTCTCCTCCAAGCCCTGCGTGAACATTCTCCTGGATTTTTTCAGCCCCTTTAGACCtgattccctttttctcttccattctttGATCCCATTGTTGTCCCTTATAGAAGAGGAGAAAGGTATGTGTTTCTTGAAACAACTTATCTGTTGCCTCCATTGTTCTTTCCTCATTTGGCCTCTATCTCATCTGTCCTCTACTTTTTTCCTTAACTGGTGCTGTTCACATTGACAGCTCTCCCTATAGTCCTGCCTACTTATCTCCTCCCCCAGAGTCTAGCTGGCGAAGGTAAGTGTCCAGGGCGGGCAGAAGCTCCTGCCTACTCTCTGACATGTTTCTGGAGGGAGCTGCCCCTTCTGGGTTGGGGCGGGGATTACTGGGCTAAGGTTTCAACAGTACCTCTTCCTATAACGCCAGGGCTGAGAGAGGTGGAGGCAGTTGGAGTAGGTGGGTCAGAGTCCAGCCTTGGCCATGTTGACACGAGTGGTCAAGCCTCCCAGTCCAGCCAGAGCAGAACCAATGGGAACCGTAGCCaggctggggtgtgtgtgtaagggggaggggagaatggcAGAGGGGCAGGTGAAAATGGCAACCTTCTGTCAAGGGTTGGTGCAAGATGTAGTGCTCTGGCACTTTTAGATTTCTGAAACTCTCCCCTCGTCCGTCTCACTTTCAATGCTGATACCCAGGAATGCTGCTGGGCTCCAAGATTCCCATTCAGCTGGTCCTGGCAGAGAGAAGTTTCCAGCTCTCTTAGATTGACGGGGGGAGGGGTCAATCATAGGCAGGAGAAGAACCAGAAAGAAAAGGGGATGATCTGGGTGCTCAGCCATCTTCACTTCCACCTTAGCTGCCCCACATTTTCCAACCCCTATGCCCACCTTCTTGTCCACTGCCAGTGTTCCTCCTCATGACTTTGTTTTTGTACCCCAGGACGATGCCCTGGGGCAATTTCCCTGCAGAGAAGGGGCAGTTGTTTCGACTACCATCTGCACTTAACAGGTGATGGCCTTTGCCTTCTTTAGGCCAGATCTCTTATCTGTAGTTTCTGGGGCCCtgctccctcacccccaccctgtTCCAGACCAGCTAGTGTTTTCCCTTGCTGGGCAGGGCATAGGGACCAGGAAGACTGTCACTGGTATCAGCTCATTCCTGCTCCCCCCATAGGACAAGCTCTGACTCTGCCCTTCATACAAGTGTGATGAACCCCAGTCCCCAGGATACCTACCCAGGCCCCACACCTCCCAGCATCCTGCCCAGCCGACGTGGGGGTAAGTGGCCCTGTCCCAGGGTTGGGAGTAACCATggagctatttatttatttatttatttattattatttctttcttttttgagacggagtctcactctgtcgcccaggctggagtgcagtggcgcgatcttggctcactgcaacctccgccctccgagttcaagcgattctcctgcctcagcctcccgagtagctgggattacaggcatctgccactgcgcctggctaattttttgtgtttttagtagagatggggtttcaccatcttggccaggctcgtcttgaactcctgacctcatgatccacccgcctcggcctcccaaagcgctgggattacaggcttgagccaccatgcccggcctccatgGAGCTATTTAAAGCAGGTAGGCAAGTGAGCACCGCAGCCAACGCCCCTGTATTCCTTGCAGGTATTCTGGATGGTGAAATGGACCCCAAAGGTATGTGTTCCTCACTGCTGTGGGTACTGAATGCCAAAGAATTTCTGGGCTGGTGTTGGGATTGTGTGCAGGTTCAGGGAGCAGGACTCCTTCCCGCCTGCTTCTGCTTCCTGTCCTGCCTTACTGGCTCTTTCTCCAACTCTCCCATCACCAGTCTTTCTCTTTCAAGTACCTGCTATTGAGGAGAACTTGCTAGATGACAAGCATTTGCTGAAGCCATGGGATGCTAAGAAGGTAGGAGGAGGCCACCAGGTGTCACCCACTAGTCTCTCTGCTATCCCCTTGCCATGGGGCAGGCCTTCCAGGGTTCTCCACTGAGCACTGTCCTCATTTTCCatattctcccttctctcctcagcTATCCTCATCCTCTTCCCGACCTCGGTCCTGTGAAGTCCCTGGAATTAAGTAAGTATTCCCTGAGGTTGGCTCAGAGGTGGGGAAAGGAAGTACAGGGAGATGTAGGAGACTGATCTCTGCTCTTCCCTGACCACTGCACCCCCCTCCTatttacatctttctttttctctccttcccctagCATCTTTCCATCTCCTGACCAGCCTGCCAATGTGCCTGTCCTCCCACCTGCCATGAACACGGGGGGCTCCCTACCTGACCTCACCAACCTGCACTTTCCCCCACCACTGCCCACCCCCCTGGACCCTGAAGAGACAGCCTACCCTAGCCTGAGTGGGGGCAACAGTACCTCCAATTTGACCCACACCATGACTCACCTGGGCATCAGCGGGGGCATGGGCCTGGGCCCAGGCTATGATGCACCAGGTGAGTGGCTATCCTGGCCATGTGCCCCCTGGGTGCTGCCTGGCTGGAGGGATGAAGGGGAGGGAGGTTTGAGCACCTGAGATCCTGCTGTGATCACCCACACCGCCTGTCACCTCTGCACCCCAGGATTCCCTCACGGCAGTTCTCAGCCAGTGATAACTGGTAGGTGGGGTGTTTcctagaaagaagaggaagggcagCCCCCAGATGGGCAGTGCTGTCAGGGATAGAGTAGGGAGGACGTTGTGTTGCCGCTTTCATAGTCTGGTCACTGCCACCCATTCTGGGTGGAAAGGGGCTCAGTTCCCATCAGTAATGTTGGCATCTCTGGTTTTTTGTCTGTGCCTGCAGGACTTCATTCACCTGTCAGCCACCCATCCCTGCAGTCCTCCCTAAGCAATCCCAACCTCCAGGCTTCCCTGAGCAGTCCTCAGCCCCAGCTTCAGGGCTCCCACAGCCACCcctctctgcctgcctcctccttGGGCCGCCATGCACTGCCCATCACCTCCCTGGGCCACCCCTCACTCAGTGCTCcagctctctcctcctcttcttcctcctcctccacttcaTCTCCTGTTTTGGGCGCCCCCCCTTACCCTGCCTCTACCCCTGGGGCCTCCCCGCACCACCGCCGTGTgcccctcagccccctga includes:
- the CRTC2 gene encoding CREB-regulated transcription coactivator 2 isoform X5, which encodes MATSGANGPGSATASASNPRKFSEKIALQKQRQAEETAAFEEVMMDIGSTRSPLHSPLDSSRSTRHHGLVERVQRDPRRMVSPLRRYPRHIDSSPYSPAYLSPPPESSWRRTMPWGNFPAEKGQLFRLPSALNRTSSDSALHTSVMNPSPQDTYPGPTPPSILPSRRGGILDGEMDPKVFLFQVPAIEENLLDDKHLLKPWDAKKLSSSSSRPRSCEVPGINIFPSPDQPANVPVLPPAMNTGGSLPDLTNLHFPPPLPTPLDPEETAYPSLSGGNSTSNLTHTMTHLGISGGMGLGPGYDAPGLHSPVSHPSLQSSLSNPNLQASLSSPQPQLQGSHSHPSLPASSLGRHALPITSLGHPSLSAPALSSSSSSSSTSSPVLGAPPYPASTPGASPHHRRVPLSPLSLLAGPADARRSQQQLPKQFSPTMSPTLSSITQGVPLDTSKLSTDQRLPSYPYSSPSLVLPTQPHTPKSLQQPGLPSQSCSVQSSGGQPPGRQSHYGTLYPPGPSGHGQQSYHRPMSDFNLGNLEQFSMESPSTSLVLDPPGFSEGPGFLGGEGPMGGPQDPHTLNHQNLTHCSRHGSGPNIILTGDSSSGFSKEIAAALAGVPGFEVSAAGLELGLGLEDELRMEPLGLEGLNMLSDPCALLPDPAVEDSFRSDRLQ
- the CRTC2 gene encoding CREB-regulated transcription coactivator 2 isoform X2; the protein is MATSGANGPGSATASASNPRKFSEKIALQKQRQAEETAAFEEVMMDIGSTRLQAQKLRLAYTRSSHYGGSLPNVNQIGSGLAEFQSPLHSPLDSSRSTRHHGLVERVQRDPRRMVSPLRRYPRHIDSSPYSPAYLSPPPESSWRRTMPWGNFPAEKGQLFRLPSALNRTSSDSALHTSVMNPSPQDTYPGPTPPSILPSRRGGILDGEMDPKVPAIEENLLDDKHLLKPWDAKKLSSSSSRPRSCEVPGINIFPSPDQPANVPVLPPAMNTGGSLPDLTNLHFPPPLPTPLDPEETAYPSLSGGNSTSNLTHTMTHLGISGGMGLGPGYDAPGLHSPVSHPSLQSSLSNPNLQASLSSPQPQLQGSHSHPSLPASSLGRHALPITSLGHPSLSAPALSSSSSSSSTSSPVLGAPPYPASTPGASPHHRRVPLSPLSLLAGPADARRSQQQLPKQFSPTMSPTLSSITQGVPLDTSKLSTDQRLPSYPYSSPSLVLPTQPHTPKSLQQPGLPSQSCSVQSSGGQPPGRQSHYGTLYPPGPSGHGQQSYHRPMSDFNLGNLEQFSMESPSTSLVLDPPGFSEGPGFLGGEGPMGGPQDPHTLNHQNLTHCSRHGSGPNIILTGDSSSGFSKEIAAALAGVPGFEVSAAGLELGLGLEDELRMEPLGLEGLNMLSDPCALLPDPAVEDSFRSDRLQ
- the CRTC2 gene encoding CREB-regulated transcription coactivator 2 isoform X1; protein product: MATSGANGPGSATASASNPRKFSEKIALQKQRQAEETAAFEEVMMDIGSTRLQAQKLRLAYTRSSHYGGSLPNVNQIGSGLAEFQSPLHSPLDSSRSTRHHGLVERVQRDPRRMVSPLRRYPRHIDSSPYSPAYLSPPPESSWRRTMPWGNFPAEKGQLFRLPSALNRTSSDSALHTSVMNPSPQDTYPGPTPPSILPSRRGGILDGEMDPKVFLFQVPAIEENLLDDKHLLKPWDAKKLSSSSSRPRSCEVPGINIFPSPDQPANVPVLPPAMNTGGSLPDLTNLHFPPPLPTPLDPEETAYPSLSGGNSTSNLTHTMTHLGISGGMGLGPGYDAPGLHSPVSHPSLQSSLSNPNLQASLSSPQPQLQGSHSHPSLPASSLGRHALPITSLGHPSLSAPALSSSSSSSSTSSPVLGAPPYPASTPGASPHHRRVPLSPLSLLAGPADARRSQQQLPKQFSPTMSPTLSSITQGVPLDTSKLSTDQRLPSYPYSSPSLVLPTQPHTPKSLQQPGLPSQSCSVQSSGGQPPGRQSHYGTLYPPGPSGHGQQSYHRPMSDFNLGNLEQFSMESPSTSLVLDPPGFSEGPGFLGGEGPMGGPQDPHTLNHQNLTHCSRHGSGPNIILTGDSSSGFSKEIAAALAGVPGFEVSAAGLELGLGLEDELRMEPLGLEGLNMLSDPCALLPDPAVEDSFRSDRLQ